The segment AGACAAAGCCTAAAGGGACGCGCGGGTGCACTCGGTGACGTACGGCAGCTCGTACGACCCGCGGCCGAGCAGTGCCGGGTGAGTGGCCATCAACTGCCGAACCTGGGCGAGCACCGCGGCCCGCTCGTCGGCCGGGAGCAGTATGATCCGGCTGCGGGAGGCGACCAGATCGAGCAGCTCGTCCGGTTTGACGCTGTGCGTCCAGTTGAAGACGGCCGACGACGGCGGGCCGAACGGCGCGGTGATCCGGTCGCCGCGATCCGTCTCGGCGCTGCCGATGATCTCGCCGAGTCGCTGGACCCAGTCCGCGCTCTCGTCCCGCAGGTTCCAGATCAGGCCGAGCCGGCCGCCCGGGGTCAGGACGCGGCAGATCTCCGGCAAGGCCCGCGCGCTGTCGACCCAGTGCCAGGCCTGGGCGACGAGCACGACGTCCACCGAGTTGTCCGGCAGCGGGATGCTCTCCGCGGTGCCCAGTTGGGCGGGCACGTCCGGGAGGACCCGCTGCAGTTCGGTCAGCATGCCCCGGGACGGGTCGACGGCGACGACGTCCAGGCCGCGGTCGCGGATCTGCCGGGTCAGCTTGCCGGTGCCGGCCCCGAGGTCGAGCACGCGCGGCCGGCCGGAGGGCAGCAGCCAGTCGAGGGCCTCTTCGGGGTACGGCGGACGCCCGCGCTCGTACGCATCGGCGGCGGCGCCGAAGGAGGACGCGTGTTCATTCACGGTGATCATCGTATCCCGAGCCGATGGCCGCACTTCGTTTCAAAGCCGCCGCGAACGGGCACTTGATCTTTGTAGGCAACACGAAGGAGGGGATGACGATGAGCATCACCGACAAGATCAAGAACAAGGCCGAAGAGCTGACCGGCAAGGCGAAGCAGGCGGCCGGCGAGGCCACCGACAACGAGCGCCTCTACGCCGAGGGCCAGGCGCAGGAGAGCGCCGCCCACGCCAAGCAGGCGGGCGAGCACGTCAAGGACGCCGGCCGCGACGTCCGCGACGCCTTCAGCTGACCAGACGCGAAAGGGCCCGGCGAAGCCGGGTGAACGCGGAAAGGCCCGGTGAGAGCTGGGCAGACGTGCAGAAAGGGCCCGGCGTGATCGCCGGGCCCTTTCTCATGCTTCCGTCTCCTGTTTGCGCCACCAGTCCTGCCCGGTCTGGGGCAGCGTGTCGATCG is part of the Actinoplanes sp. NBC_00393 genome and harbors:
- a CDS encoding class I SAM-dependent methyltransferase, whose protein sequence is MITVNEHASSFGAAADAYERGRPPYPEEALDWLLPSGRPRVLDLGAGTGKLTRQIRDRGLDVVAVDPSRGMLTELQRVLPDVPAQLGTAESIPLPDNSVDVVLVAQAWHWVDSARALPEICRVLTPGGRLGLIWNLRDESADWVQRLGEIIGSAETDRGDRITAPFGPPSSAVFNWTHSVKPDELLDLVASRSRIILLPADERAAVLAQVRQLMATHPALLGRGSYELPYVTECTRASL
- a CDS encoding CsbD family protein; translated protein: MSITDKIKNKAEELTGKAKQAAGEATDNERLYAEGQAQESAAHAKQAGEHVKDAGRDVRDAFS